Genomic segment of Sarcophilus harrisii chromosome 4, mSarHar1.11, whole genome shotgun sequence:
TTCAGAGGCTGATTGTTTATCTTACTATGGCTTCCTAGGTGGGAAGTGGAATCCTTGCCTAGCAGGAGGAGATTTGATAGGAAAGTGGAAGTTGAGAGCTAAAGGTCTGCTTTCTATATTTCTAGGTCCTGATATTAAAAAGTAACTTTTAACAGAATTATCTATTTGCAGCTATTGCAAAAGTTCCCCTGTCCCAAGAAAGCTACTAGATTATAGCTCTAAACCAAACCGTCCTTTCCActtttctcaagaagcttacaaggCTGTGTTCAGAAAGAATAGTTTGTTCTATGAGTTCCAATAGATAACTTTGTCAGGATTAGActatgaaactgaaaataaataattttcacaggcaaaatattacataaattggATACATTTTGTCCCATCCTTGGAAGTCTAGTATTAAGAAGTAGGCTGTGTGTGACTTAATGTCCTCTTTCCCTAGAAAAATGTATTTCTGGTAAAATGGGCATCATTTGGGGAATTGATCAGGCATCAGAACAAggtgaatggataaatgaatgtaataaaatatccTATCTTTGGTGGAACAAAATCTTGTGATAATTTTCTGTTAAGATGACTAACATTTATCTCCAAACACGTTCTCTTCCCTCCTAAATATTTAAACCTcctaaatatttaaacaaatttgTTAAATCTTAATGatgagagtttttgttttgttttgttttgttttttactgggGAATCTCACTTAGTATAGAGTCAAATACCATACAAATACTAATGTTATGGATTGAAAATGACATAGAAGTAGCTAGACACCTTAGAAAGTATTTTGTCCaagcctttattttatagataaattagCCTGAAGACTTGTCCAGGACTAGAAACCAGATCTCCCAGCTTCCAAGTCCAGGATTCTTTCTATTACAGCAAGCTGTCTCTATTGCCCCAGGTAACATCCCAGGTTAACTTCTCATGAGTGAGAAAAGGCAAAGTTGCAAAGGATGATTTGTGATTTGTACAATCAAGGGGAGAATGAAACTCTCACCAAAAGCCccctctaccaatgaaatcacataaaTCTCTAATCTGCCAGGAATTCGAGATTTAGTAAAAATTCTCAATGAAACTTAATTTCACTTGTAAATGGGTAGCATAGAATTGTTCCACCACGCAgaatttttcctaatttgaaataaaaatttctttgaagCTAATTGTATTactttttgtgtatattttgggAGAGAATCAAGATATCTTTTCCCTTTAAGTCCCCCTTCATGTCCCTCAGGACCTGACGTTTaaggaaaaactgaaatataTTTGCACATCAAATCAATGTGCAATATCAAAAAAATGTGCAACAATAATTaattatgcatacacacatacattaatGATATCACTTAGTCTTAATAGATTAGAAAGCTTCAAAAGGCTCTGTAATCATCCCAACATCAGACTGTCAGAGCAAGAAGGAATTTTAGCGATTATCTAGTCAGACAccctgttttgcagatgaggaaatgaaggctctTGAGAAATACaatgacttgccaaaagtcataCAGGGAGTGGCAGAGCTAGAACTAGATCCAAGATCTTCTTAGTCCAGaactcttttttctctgttccatatctttcttttatattaaggGTTATCAACTCTCTCCACCAGAATTGTGATTGATATAATTCCTTTAATGGAGAACAGACAAATATGAGTGTCTTAGGAGAGAGgattctgtcatttttatttttgtatacccAAAGTCTCTGCCTGGTGCCTTTCACAAAACAgatgcttaatatttgttgaatttggtGGATCAAATCTATCAAAATGTAAACCTGTCATCTTACTAAGGATCTCATAGCATCAGAagggttgtttgtccttcattctggaagaggaccatgacatcagggaggtgatgccaggacatgcaagtgatttggatttaagcgagggagagttgtgcaaagtcaccagcttcactttctcctcctcctgggtccagtggccagatatagagcaggatgactggagatgatgAGAAGGTTTAGTTCTCTGATGAGCAATGTCTGGTCTGAAAAAACACTATCCCTATGACTTTCCAGCAAGTATTTAACCTTCCTTAGAGGTAGGGGAGGTAATATGCAACTAAACAGTCTTTTTTAATCTTGTAAAAATCTCTGGGCTCAGGATGGTTGGCAGATCTACCTTGACTTTGTTACAATAAATTGTGAAAAGTCAGAAGAACATGgtacctggcatacagtaggcacttaatgaataatGATTGCTGATTGTGTAGGCAGTTGTTTCTACTGTTTAAACTGCTGAAccatttctcttccctcttaaGATACTCCTCATCTCTGGGAAAAGGAAGTTGGTGCTGAGTTCCATTATGGATAATTTGTTATGTTTTAATGACCATATGTCTTTGTTTATAAAAGATGACTCTTCTTATATATAATTCCTTTCACAGTATTTTGCTTAACCAAAAACAGTTCTTAGAGAATTGGGGGAGGAAGGATAGTAATGAGAAGCAGGATGAACACATACTGCTGGTCTAAAGCTGGTCAATTTGATGTTGAGTTTGAGGTCTTCAAATGGTGAATTAGGTCCCTTGTATCACATAAACTATCACATTGCTATTCTTTCCTTGTTCTTTACATGGTAATTGGTAATATCTTCCCTCACACCCTCCTGAAAATCTATGTAGTCCAAGGTTTAAGTGCATACAGAATTCTGAGTCAGTTTTCTGATCAAGGTCAATTTTCCCTGTTTATGATACTATGATACTGTTTATGATAGATGTCATCTCCAAGCTTTCATAGAGCACAGCCAGAGAATTGTTTGACAAACTTTTCAACAAAAAGTTGAGTTGTGTTATtatagaagatgaaaatgaaaggtTCCCTTGTTTGCAGTTCTATAATATAAAatccctgaggaaaaaaaatgctataaaaaccCATCTCTCAATACAAATACCATGGATCTAGAGAAATTATTGATTGAGAGTAGATCTCTTAGGCGGTTAATGAAGACATTACGCTTTTTACATCATAACTGATATGGAAAATCACTTGAGGTTGTATAGCTTTGGCAAAATGAAGATGCTGGTTgtttgctgctgttgtttttttaaagtgatgCTCAATATATAAATCTCTGAGAGGAAACTGAGCTATTTACTTTAACATGATTCTGTGTTCTCCTCTAGCAATGTGAGAGGAGAATTCATACCTGTCATGGCTCCGGTACCCACACATATTACACTCAAAAGGGTCACGAAAACCATGACAGCCCATGTGAATGGTGAACATCACATAATCCAGGAAGAGGACTCGGCAGTGGTCACACCTGAACACACCCATCACCTCTCCATCTTTGTTAATCACTTTGATGGTATCTCGAGGACAGATGGGTGGGGGTTTGAGAAGTTCATAGGAGTGGGACAGCTCCTTCAGGGGTGGCATCCCATTCCTGGCCCGGGGAGGAATCATGTGGTTCTGCAGATAGGCGTGATTCTGACGTTCTTCATGGTTGCTATCTGTATCTGTGGAATCATGGCCACTGTTATTGGGAGAGAGGCCTCTTTCAGAAGGCAGGCACTTGTCTGATAGGTGGatgtttttcttctctaggtcCTGAGGGCCACCGTTAGCCATCTCTGTGCGTGTAAGTGCAATGGGGTACATGCTGCTGATAACTGGGACCATCTCTGAGGTTGGGGCAGGAGGGGTCTGCACTAAGGGACGCAGGGCCTCAGCTCCGAGGTAGGTGATGGCATTATTAATGGCCTGATCCATCATCCGAGTCTGCATCATCTCACTTTCCTTCTCATACATATAGCTGGAATTATAATTGACTTCAAAGCAATGATGCTTCTCACCTACAAGACAGAAAAGAATGAGTTACGACTGGAGCCATACAGTCATGGAGATCTCAGAATTATTCAAAGAGTTTTCAGATTGTGGGAGATTGTGTGGTCCATTATAGAACATGGAATGCAAATAGTAGTGACCATTTATGGAGTTATAGGTTTGATCCATGTCAGAGGCCACCAGCTACCAGCCACT
This window contains:
- the IKZF3 gene encoding zinc finger protein Aiolos isoform X3, whose product is MYPEGKSLLRESPACCSAGSQRLWRSTWSSSSSPSSGSSASSRSRRMEDTQSTVELRNSQEQPVFTEGQVILNDYNSSKPQEVENMDSGEDNKDQVPPNEDEDIGASVEARHLKAEMGTERALVLDRLATNVAKRKSSMPQKFIGEKHHCFEVNYNSSYMYEKESEMMQTRMMDQAINNAITYLGAEALRPLVQTPPAPTSEMVPVISSMYPIALTRTEMANGGPQDLEKKNIHLSDKCLPSERGLSPNNSGHDSTDTDSNHEERQNHAYLQNHMIPPRARNGMPPLKELSHSYELLKPPPICPRDTIKVINKDGEVMGVFRCDHCRVLFLDYVMFTIHMGCHGFRDPFECNMCGYRSHDRYEFSSHIARGEHRIMLK